One window of the Salvia miltiorrhiza cultivar Shanhuang (shh) chromosome 6, IMPLAD_Smil_shh, whole genome shotgun sequence genome contains the following:
- the LOC130990982 gene encoding receptor-like protein kinase FERONIA has product MRIGPTLHKTARISRAQFSYAFQLNAGQKIIRLHFNPTPYRGFKGLRDFFTVEAGPFTLLSNFSASLIADALGVNTFAKEFCLNIQENRQLNLTFSPEISQSQHTYAFINGIEIISMPPSLSYFDSGEIGVRVLGQNSMVYFDDSIALEIVHRLHTKQDLNQPTGDFNGVFPKWATQRADKVKNNTWKMPVEVGFRYLIRLHFSDVGLKIAGVSGSMFKILVNEMIAYPNTEMVNGWNQDNILLYRDYMVVMRGRKQNGRREILISLQSFEELADGLGVLAGFEIVKLSNLDDSLASPNPLPPPQNLQSHTLRNLLSLLGYKHAGATVAIAVISALSIIVHTLREIFEARSTEDEHNPSAKAERHCRRFSLAEIELATGYFDGRLVIGRGGFGNVYKGLIDNGQTTVAVKRLRWDATQGEREFLTEIETLSELRHINVFSLIGYCCEQSEMILVYEYMACGTLADHLYKLGRNDSNSSSLNWKHRLSICIGAARGLEYLHTGHGVIHRDVKASNILLDENFIAKVSDFGLAKTEDRNKLQSHVSTLVKGTRGYFDSYYIKTGKLTRKSDIYAFGVVLFVALCGREALDSRVLVLEEERLLSSWAVDKINKGEVDRIVDSNLREEISPNSLKTFVEVAERCLRDEPKNRPTMSQIVVQLEFALEQQESKEQCDAPDKFDHVAHDVYPSNEDSISSENVEQPGEASTEVETFTSIFNRIRDSRSDRGDAKKPKAHSLLRFWTWGVFRSRIRPSKRKELISSSKREELISLISEISASYINLPKFDLTSIATATNQFSDSEMIEGFEASERYYVFKAVLPTGKTVAVKRFSLLWLDPNEFKNEISLTSRLDHRNIVNLLGYCIHENGEAMLLYDYMAQGNLFDHLHNSGNSSLSWKQRLQICIDAAMGLEYLHTGSEYPIIHCNVKPTNILLDNKWMAKVSDIFLMSACLPADATHLSTRLRGTIGYLDPEFCLTSRLTVKSDVYSFGVVLFEVLCGRSSEGDLVTMESRVELYLKQGKLEEIVDPNLDGQIDPGCFEIFTKTAIACLNRRGDDRPAMRDVVQNLELAMEAQSIG; this is encoded by the exons ATGAGAATTGGGCCAACACTCCACAAGACGGCGAGAATCTCCCGCGCACAATTCTCGTATGCATTTCAACTCAACGCAGGTCAGAAAATCATCCGCCTTCACTTTAATCCCACTCCATACAGAGGGTTTAAAGGGTTGCGAGACTTTTTCACCGTTGAAGCTGGCCCTTTTACCTTGCTCAGTAATTTTAGTGCTTCCCTTATTGCTGATGCTCTTGGTGTGAATACTTTTGCTAAAGAATTCTGTTTAAATATTCAAGAAAATCGACAGCTCAACTTAACTTTCTCTCCTGAAATTAGTCAATCACAGCATACATATGCTTTCATAAATGGCATCGAGATTATATCGATGCCACCCAGTCTTTCCTACTTTGATAGTGGAGAAATTGGGGTTCGAGTTCTTGGTCAGAATTCTATGGTCTACTTTGATGATAGCATTGCACTTGAGATAGTCCATCGGCTACATACTAAACAGGATTTAAATCAGCCCACTGGAGATTTCAATGGCGTTTTTCCCAAGTGGGCAACACAAAGAGCAGACAAGGTCAAAAACAACACTTGGAAAATGCCGGTGGAGGTGGGATTCAGGTACTTGATCAGGCTTCATTTCTCGGATGTGGGACTTAAGATTGCAGGCGTTAGTGGGTCGATGTTTAAGATCCTCGTTAATGAGATGATTGCTTATCCTAACACTGAAATGGTGAATGGATGGAATCAGGATAACATTCTCTTGTATAGGGACTACATGGTGGTGATGAGAGGGCGCAAACAAAATGGCAGACGCGAGATCTTGATTTCCTTGCAGTCATTTGAAGAACTCGCGGATGGACTTGGAGTCCTTGCAGGATTTGAAATAGTTAAGTTAAGCAATCTTGATGATAGTCTAGCTAGTCCAAACCCCCTGCCTCCACCTCAGAATTTACAATCCCACACACTCCGGAATTTGCTGTCACTTCTTGGTTATAAACATGCTGGTGCAACCGTTGCAATAGCTGTAATATCTGCATTGAGTATCATTGTTCATACATTGCGAGAAATTTTTGAAGCTAGGAGCACTGAGGACGAACACAATCCATCAGCCAAGGCTGAAAGACATTGTCGCCGCTTTTCACTAGCTGAGATCGAATTAGCCACTGGATACTTTGATGGCAGACTTGTTATAGGAAGGGGTGGATTTGGTAATGTCTACAAAGGCCTCATTGATAACGGACAAACAACTGTTGCTGTAAAGAGGTTAAGATGGGACGCCACTCAGGGGGAGCGTGAGTTTCTGACTGAAATTGAAACACTTTCTGAACTTCGGCATATCAATGTTTTCTCTCTAATTGGATACTGTTGTGAGCAGAGTGAAATGATTCTTGTTTATGAGTATATGGCTTGTGGTACACTGGCTGACCACCTCTACAAACTTGGAAGAAACGATAGTAATTCTTCTTCTCTCAACTGGAAGCATCGCTTGAGTATCTGCATTGGAGCTGCTCGAGGCCTTGAATATCTTCACACTGGCCATGGAGTCATCCATCGAGATGTGAAGGCTTCAAACATCTTGCTGGATGAAAATTTCATAGCTAAGGTGTCCGATTTTGGCTTGGCTAAAACTGAAGATAGAAACAAGTTACAGAGCCATGTTAGCACACTGGTTAAAGGCACAAGGGGTTACTTCGATTCGTATTATATCAAAACTGGAAAATTAACAAGGAAAAGTGACATATATGCCTTTGGGGTGGTTTTGTTTGTGGCCCTATGCGGGAGAGAAGCATTAGATTCAagggttttggttttggagGAGGAGCGACTTTTGTCCAGTTGGGCTGTcgataaaattaataaaggaGAAGTTGATCGGATTGTAGATTCAAATTTAAGGGAGGAAATCTCGCCAAACAGTTTGAAGACATTTGTGGAGGTTGCTGAAAGATGCTTGCGTGATGAACCAAAGAATCGGCCAACAATGTCTCAAATTGTCGTACAACTTGAGTTTGCACTGGAGCAGCAAGAGAGCAAAGAACAATGTGATGCGCCAGATAAATTTGATCATGTTGCTCATGATGTGTATCCATCTAATGAAGACAGTATATCCTCCGAAAATGTTGAGCAACCGGGAGAAGCCTCTACTGAGGTGGAGACATTTACATCTATTTTCAATAGGATACGTGATTCTCGATCTGACAGAGGAGATGCAAAGAAACCAAAAGCACATAGCCTGTTAAGATTCTGGACATGGGGTGTCTTTAGGAGCAGGATAAGACCATCTAAGAGAAAAGAATTAATAAGCTCATCTAAGAGAGAAGAATTAATAAGCTTAATATCAG AAATTAGTGCTTCATACATCAACTTGCCGAAGTTTGATCTGACCAGCATTGCCACTGCGACCAATCAGTTCTCCGATTCAGAGATGATTGAAGGCTTTGAAGCTAGTGAAAGATATTATGTGTTTAAG GCTGTATTACCTACAGGGAAAACAGTTGCAGTTAAAAGGTTTTCTTTACTATGGCTTGATCCTAATGAGTTCAAAAATGAGATATCTCTGACTTCCAGACTGGACCACCGAAACATTGTTAATCTACTTGGATACTGCATTCATGAAAATGGAGAGGCGATGTTACTCTATGATTACATGGCTCAAGGCAATTTATTTGACCATCTCCACAACTCAGGAAATTCCTCATTGTCATGGAAACAACGCCTTCAAATTTGTATAGACGCTGCCATGGGATTAGAGTATCTTCACACTGGGTCTGAGTACCCCATCATCCACTGCAATGTTAAGCCCACCAACATCCTCCTGGATAATAAATGGATGGCCAAAGTGTCTGATATTTTCCTTATGAGTGCTTGTCTCCCGGCCGATGCCACCCATTTATCCACGAGGCTGCGAGGAACCATTGGTTACCTGGACCCGGAGTTCTGCCTAACTTCACGGTTGACAGTCAAGTCTGATGTATACTCATTCGGTGTGGTGTTGTTTGAAGTTTTATGTGGTAGGAGCTCAGAAGGAGATTTGGTGACCATGGAGTCCAGGGTTGAATTATATTTGAAGCAAGGAAAACTTGAAGAAATAGTTGATCCTAATCTTGATGGCCAAATTGATCCCGGATGCTTTGAGATATTTACTAAAACAGCCATCGCATGCCTGAATCGCCGAGGGGATGATCGGCCAGCAATGAGAGATGTTGTACAGAATTTGGAGTTGGCTATGGAAGCTCAAAGCATCGGGTGA